A single region of the Pseudomonadota bacterium genome encodes:
- a CDS encoding hydantoinase B/oxoprolinase family protein, translated as MTSDDSTTITGVDLALFHRRIEGITRKMQNTLLRTARSGVINTGRDFSCCILTAGCELLSVAESLPIHVMAGPDQMAQSMLDLHPGIRPGDAFLHNSPYHGCSHAADLSVLVPVFDRDGTHRFTVLAKAHQADIGNAIPTTYHAAARDVYEEGALIFPATQVQSDFRDIPDIIRLCEMRIRVPEQWRGDYLASLGAARVGERELQALVDELGWERFEALITGWFTYSEQVMGQAIARLPAGTATGTTSHDAFPGTGPNGIPIKAEIAVDPANELIEIDLTDNIDCLPNGLNLSEACARTAAMVGTFNSLGLDVPTNAGSFRRLRVHLRENCVVGIPRHPTSCSVATQNVADRLTSAVQLAFAKLGEGFGLAETGAVQTASQAVVSGLDPAHRNRPYVDQLILGDTLGAAGPEADGWLAMITTGTAGMSFYDSIEVDELRHPILVHQRRLVPDTEGPGRHRGAPASLVELGPRLAPMEVLYQSDGTRHPPQGARGGGPGGAARNYITRADGSHEEADGWAQVVLEPGDTVTGISCGGGGYGPPEKRDAEAVADDVMAGLISRDRAQEIYKVATDETGRLYAKATQKLRDT; from the coding sequence ATGACTTCAGACGACAGCACGACCATCACCGGCGTCGACTTGGCGCTGTTTCACCGGCGCATCGAGGGCATCACGCGCAAGATGCAGAACACGCTGCTCAGGACCGCGCGGTCCGGCGTCATCAACACCGGCCGCGACTTTTCCTGCTGCATCTTGACCGCTGGCTGCGAGCTGCTCTCCGTCGCCGAAAGCCTGCCGATCCATGTCATGGCGGGGCCGGATCAGATGGCGCAGTCCATGCTGGACCTACATCCCGGCATCCGCCCGGGCGATGCCTTCCTGCACAACTCGCCCTATCACGGCTGTTCCCACGCCGCCGATCTCTCCGTCCTCGTGCCCGTGTTCGACCGCGACGGCACCCACCGCTTCACGGTGCTGGCCAAGGCGCATCAGGCCGATATCGGCAACGCGATCCCGACCACCTATCACGCCGCCGCGCGCGACGTGTACGAGGAAGGCGCGCTGATCTTCCCCGCCACCCAGGTGCAATCGGACTTCCGCGACATCCCCGACATCATCCGCCTGTGCGAGATGCGCATCCGCGTGCCCGAACAATGGCGCGGCGATTATCTGGCCAGCCTCGGCGCGGCGCGGGTCGGCGAACGCGAGCTTCAAGCGCTCGTCGACGAGCTCGGATGGGAACGTTTCGAAGCGCTGATCACCGGATGGTTCACCTATAGCGAACAGGTCATGGGCCAGGCGATCGCGCGCCTGCCCGCGGGCACCGCTACCGGCACCACCAGCCACGATGCGTTTCCCGGCACCGGTCCCAACGGCATCCCGATCAAGGCGGAGATTGCCGTCGACCCGGCCAACGAGCTGATCGAGATCGACCTGACCGACAACATCGACTGCCTGCCCAATGGTCTCAACTTGAGCGAAGCGTGCGCCCGTACCGCCGCCATGGTCGGCACCTTTAACAGCCTTGGCCTCGACGTACCGACCAATGCCGGCAGCTTCCGGCGGTTGCGTGTCCACCTGCGTGAGAATTGCGTGGTCGGCATCCCGCGCCACCCGACAAGCTGCTCGGTCGCGACCCAGAACGTCGCCGACCGTCTGACCAGCGCCGTGCAGCTTGCCTTCGCCAAGCTGGGCGAGGGTTTCGGCCTGGCCGAGACCGGCGCGGTGCAGACCGCCTCCCAGGCGGTCGTCTCCGGCCTCGACCCCGCGCACCGCAACCGGCCCTATGTCGACCAGCTCATTCTGGGCGACACGCTGGGCGCCGCCGGGCCCGAGGCCGACGGCTGGCTCGCCATGATCACCACCGGCACCGCCGGCATGTCGTTCTATGACAGCATCGAGGTCGACGAGCTGCGCCATCCGATCCTGGTGCATCAGCGCCGCCTGGTGCCCGACACCGAAGGCCCCGGCCGCCATCGCGGCGCGCCCGCCTCCCTGGTCGAGCTCGGTCCGCGCCTGGCGCCGATGGAGGTGCTCTATCAAAGCGACGGAACGCGCCATCCGCCCCAAGGCGCGCGTGGCGGTGGGCCCGGCGGCGCGGCGCGCAACTACATCACCCGCGCCGACGGCAGTCACGAGGAAGCCGACGGCTGGGCCCAGGTCGTGCTCGAACCCGGCGACACCGTCACCGGCATCTCCTGCGGCGGCGGCGGTTACGGCCCGCCCGAGAAACGCGACGCGGAGGCGGTCGCCGACGATGTCATGGCGGGCCTCATCAGCCGCGACCGCGCCCAGGAAATCTACAAGGTCGCCACCGACGAAACCGGCCGTCTCTACGCCAAGGCGACCCAGAAGCTGCGCGACACCTGA
- a CDS encoding YafY family protein: MRRADRLFQLIQILRSASGPLTGRELAEELETSLRTVYRDVADLLAQRVPIRGEAGVGYVLEPGYDMPPLMLRPDEIEAAVLGAQWVEEHGDPTLARAARDLIAKISDVVPDHLRPMLVDSIVTAPATRSPEPDALDMDRLRTYMRTKGKIRIRYRNGSGDETERVIWPVGLVYFETVRLIASWCELREDFRNFRTDRITAAEFLDETYPGRIEDLRAACMKHEMERQAKKAAADDDPSP, translated from the coding sequence GTGCGCCGCGCTGACCGGCTGTTTCAGCTTATCCAGATCCTGAGAAGCGCCAGCGGGCCGCTGACCGGACGCGAGCTTGCCGAGGAGCTGGAGACGTCGCTGCGCACGGTCTACCGCGACGTCGCCGACCTGCTCGCCCAGCGCGTGCCGATCCGGGGCGAAGCTGGTGTCGGCTATGTGCTGGAGCCAGGGTACGACATGCCGCCTTTGATGCTGAGGCCCGACGAGATCGAAGCCGCCGTGCTCGGCGCCCAGTGGGTCGAGGAGCATGGCGACCCCACGCTTGCGCGGGCCGCGCGCGATCTGATCGCAAAGATCAGCGATGTCGTGCCCGATCACCTGCGCCCCATGCTGGTCGATTCGATCGTGACTGCGCCGGCAACCCGATCGCCCGAGCCCGACGCGCTCGATATGGACCGCCTGCGCACCTACATGCGCACCAAGGGCAAGATCCGGATCCGCTACCGCAACGGCAGTGGCGACGAAACCGAACGCGTGATCTGGCCGGTCGGCCTGGTCTATTTCGAAACCGTGCGCCTGATCGCCTCCTGGTGCGAACTGCGCGAGGACTTCCGCAACTTCCGCACCGACCGTATCACCGCGGCTGAGTTCCTGGACGAGACCTATCCCGGCCGTATTGAAGACCTGCGCGCGGCCTGCATGAAGCATGAGATGGAGCGGCAAGCCAAGAAGGCGGCCGCCGACGACGATCCATCCCCGTGA
- a CDS encoding phytanoyl-CoA dioxygenase family protein, with amino-acid sequence MTKGLERVEGSIEAADLAKILLRDGAVIVKDALTPKQLAGLNGDLDDAIAATAPGLRNPTEDFYVEFYGSQTIRLDGLPARSTTFVELMESRLMTGVADILLLPNCQDYVLNTAQLIQIGPGQTAQMLHRDEDAWKELTGPKPLLQVEAMFALTDFTIENGATQVVPGSHLWPPEREAEPHEIQRAEMDAGSALFYLGSAVHGGGANTTSDKWRRGMFFGYVVGWLRTEENTFLTVPIERVRDMPERVQELLGYKAHGGIGVVDVGSPMALLQ; translated from the coding sequence ATGACGAAAGGCCTGGAACGGGTCGAGGGTTCGATCGAGGCCGCCGACCTCGCCAAGATCCTGTTGCGCGACGGCGCGGTGATCGTGAAGGACGCGCTTACGCCTAAGCAGCTCGCCGGGCTGAACGGCGATCTGGACGACGCGATCGCGGCGACGGCGCCCGGTCTGCGCAACCCGACCGAAGATTTCTATGTGGAGTTTTACGGCAGCCAGACAATCCGGCTGGACGGTCTGCCCGCGCGTTCGACGACGTTTGTCGAGTTGATGGAGTCGCGGTTGATGACGGGCGTCGCCGACATCCTTCTGCTGCCGAATTGCCAGGACTATGTGCTGAACACCGCGCAGCTCATCCAGATCGGCCCGGGTCAAACCGCGCAGATGCTGCATCGCGACGAGGACGCCTGGAAGGAACTCACCGGCCCGAAACCGCTGCTGCAGGTCGAGGCGATGTTCGCGCTGACCGACTTCACGATCGAAAACGGCGCGACCCAGGTGGTGCCCGGCAGCCATTTATGGCCGCCTGAGCGCGAGGCCGAGCCGCATGAGATCCAACGCGCGGAAATGGATGCGGGCTCGGCGCTGTTCTATCTGGGCAGCGCGGTGCATGGCGGCGGCGCGAATACGACAAGTGACAAATGGCGGCGTGGCATGTTCTTCGGCTATGTCGTCGGCTGGCTGCGCACCGAGGAAAACACGTTCCTGACCGTGCCGATCGAGAGGGTGCGCGACATGCCGGAACGGGTCCAGGAACTGCTGGGTTACAAGGCGCATGGCGGTATCGGCGTCGTCGATGTCGGTAGCCCCATGGCGCTGTTGCAGTAG
- a CDS encoding glutathione S-transferase family protein, producing MVTLYHNPYSQHCRRVVALMEEAGIDYDLVHVALDKGEHFGDAFTAINPNHQVPALIDGDVTLFESNAILRYLCAKHGLAEWYPDDPATRASIDQWLDWNQSRLSPRVIDVVLNKVFMGDQGDKAAIARGEKALPELGAILNAGLKGHDFLAGDRPTIADLSVASNVTQLGFAEAVPDEPQLGPWYDRVSALPGFQKSMPRG from the coding sequence ATGGTGACGCTTTATCACAATCCCTATTCCCAGCATTGCCGCCGCGTGGTCGCGCTGATGGAAGAAGCCGGCATCGACTATGACCTTGTCCACGTCGCCCTCGACAAAGGCGAGCACTTTGGCGACGCCTTCACCGCCATCAATCCCAATCACCAGGTGCCCGCGCTGATCGACGGCGACGTCACGCTCTTCGAATCCAACGCGATCCTTCGATACCTCTGCGCCAAACACGGCCTCGCCGAGTGGTACCCGGATGACCCGGCGACCCGTGCCTCGATCGACCAGTGGCTCGACTGGAATCAGAGCCGCCTGTCGCCACGGGTGATCGATGTCGTGTTGAACAAGGTTTTCATGGGCGATCAGGGTGACAAGGCGGCGATTGCGCGCGGCGAAAAAGCGTTGCCGGAACTGGGCGCGATTCTGAACGCCGGCTTGAAAGGCCACGACTTTCTGGCCGGCGACCGGCCGACCATCGCCGACCTGTCCGTCGCCTCCAACGTCACCCAGCTCGGCTTCGCCGAGGCGGTGCCGGACGAACCGCAACTGGGGCCGTGGTACGACCGTGTCAGCGCGTTGCCGGGCTTCCAGAAATCTATGCCGCGGGGATGA
- a CDS encoding alpha/beta hydrolase — translation MSHSTNLGMLFLHALPLDGSMWSHQLDLLPDSSYAPTLYSLGNTVEEWTTAVLRQPMSDRLIVVGCSVGGSCALEVAAAAPERIAALVLIGTKAMHNPDPDLHASALDLIEKDGVGRAWELYWRPLFSSSADSTIIEAARASALSQSPSDIASGVTAFHSRPSRGRFVSECMSDITFISGEDDVAPGPKASAELAASAKRGRLHVIPSCGHYVPLERPDALRAILRNVIEAHT, via the coding sequence ATGTCCCATTCCACCAACCTCGGAATGCTCTTCCTCCACGCTCTGCCGCTTGACGGCTCCATGTGGTCACATCAACTGGATCTGCTTCCCGATTCATCCTACGCACCGACGCTGTACAGTTTGGGCAACACCGTCGAAGAATGGACGACCGCGGTTCTCCGTCAGCCTATGAGCGATCGGTTGATTGTCGTTGGATGCTCGGTCGGAGGATCGTGCGCCCTTGAAGTGGCAGCCGCTGCTCCCGAACGAATAGCTGCACTGGTCCTTATTGGCACCAAGGCGATGCACAACCCCGATCCAGATCTACACGCTTCAGCGCTCGATCTGATCGAGAAAGACGGCGTTGGCCGCGCTTGGGAGCTCTATTGGAGGCCCTTGTTCTCAAGCTCTGCGGACTCGACGATCATTGAGGCCGCACGGGCCTCCGCGCTTAGCCAGTCGCCCAGCGACATCGCGAGCGGTGTTACGGCTTTTCATAGTCGACCAAGCCGCGGTCGGTTTGTATCAGAGTGCATGAGCGACATAACGTTCATATCCGGCGAAGACGATGTTGCCCCCGGCCCAAAAGCAAGTGCAGAACTCGCTGCCTCTGCTAAGCGCGGCCGCCTGCATGTCATTCCCTCATGCGGACACTACGTGCCCCTTGAGCGGCCGGATGCGCTAAGAGCAATCCTGCGCAACGTAATTGAAGCGCACACATGA
- a CDS encoding hydantoinase/oxoprolinase family protein, translated as MRLAVDTGGTFTDLVIEDDDGRLSLYKSPTTPDNPVDGVMHVLALAGDDRGTGLEGLLSATDLFVHGTTVATNAVVTGRTARTAFLTTAGHPDILTLREGGRIGLPLFDYSIPYPEPYVPRALTFEIPERVGPDGAVLTPLDDEACEAIIEQIREADVEAIAVCLLWSIVNPIHEHRIETLLAKHLPGPAVSLSHRVNPSLREYRRASATAIDASLKPLMAAYARELAGRLNGAQFAGRALFITSQGMTRDLADVAANPIHTVKSGPAMAPVSGRHYATLDGNAPMAIVADTGGTTYDVALVRDGLIPETRETWIGQPYLGHMTGFPSIDIRSVGAGGGSIAWVDGGGLLHVGPLSAGADPGPACYDLGGKEATVTDAAVVLGLIDPEFFLGGSITLDTAQARHAVKHRVAGPLGMPVDEAALAIFALVNETMAGAIEDITVNQGVDPRDAVLIGGGGAAGLNSVAIARRLGCRCVIFPDTGAALSATGGLLSPLSDDFSTFFPARSSTFDRTSVNAGLKRLTTLAEGFAAKAGANANPQIDYSVEARYAQQIWEIKLPLPSATFSSDEDVDDLCRAFHRLHREIFAFDDPLGEIEFINWRATVSCDLRENPIGQLNDTASGQSAIHERTVVFPGPDVLTVPIHRFEGLVVDAIHDGPAIVETPYTTIVIDPGTRFQRAQSGSLVVVID; from the coding sequence ATGCGGCTGGCGGTCGATACGGGCGGCACCTTCACCGATCTTGTGATCGAGGACGATGACGGGAGGCTCAGCCTCTACAAGTCTCCGACCACGCCGGACAATCCGGTCGACGGGGTGATGCATGTGCTGGCCCTGGCGGGCGACGATCGCGGCACCGGCCTCGAAGGCCTGCTCAGCGCGACGGATCTTTTCGTGCACGGCACCACGGTCGCGACCAACGCGGTGGTCACCGGACGCACCGCGCGCACCGCATTTCTGACCACCGCCGGCCACCCCGATATCCTGACCTTGCGCGAGGGCGGGCGCATCGGCCTGCCGCTGTTCGACTATTCGATCCCCTACCCCGAACCTTACGTGCCGCGCGCGCTGACCTTCGAGATCCCCGAGCGCGTAGGGCCCGACGGCGCGGTCCTGACCCCGCTCGACGACGAGGCCTGCGAGGCGATCATCGAACAGATCCGCGAGGCCGACGTCGAGGCGATCGCGGTCTGTCTTCTGTGGTCGATCGTTAATCCGATCCACGAACACCGGATCGAGACCCTGCTCGCCAAACACCTGCCGGGCCCCGCGGTCAGCCTGTCGCACCGGGTGAACCCTTCCTTGCGCGAATACCGGCGCGCCTCGGCGACCGCCATCGACGCCTCGCTGAAGCCACTCATGGCGGCTTACGCGCGCGAACTCGCCGGCCGCCTGAACGGCGCGCAGTTTGCCGGGCGCGCGCTCTTCATCACCTCCCAGGGCATGACCCGCGACCTCGCCGACGTCGCGGCGAACCCGATCCACACGGTAAAGTCCGGGCCCGCCATGGCGCCTGTATCGGGCCGCCACTACGCGACGCTCGACGGCAACGCGCCGATGGCCATCGTCGCCGATACCGGCGGCACCACCTATGACGTCGCCCTGGTGCGCGACGGTCTGATCCCGGAGACCCGCGAGACCTGGATCGGCCAGCCCTATCTCGGCCACATGACGGGCTTTCCCTCCATCGATATCCGCAGTGTCGGCGCCGGCGGCGGTTCGATCGCCTGGGTCGACGGCGGCGGCCTGCTCCACGTCGGCCCGCTGAGCGCCGGCGCCGACCCCGGCCCCGCCTGTTATGACCTCGGCGGCAAGGAAGCGACGGTGACCGACGCCGCCGTCGTGCTGGGCCTGATCGATCCCGAGTTTTTCTTAGGTGGCAGCATCACGCTCGACACCGCCCAGGCGCGCCACGCGGTCAAGCACCGCGTCGCCGGGCCGCTCGGTATGCCGGTCGACGAGGCGGCGCTCGCCATCTTCGCGCTGGTCAACGAAACCATGGCCGGCGCCATCGAGGACATCACCGTCAACCAGGGCGTCGACCCGCGCGACGCCGTCTTGATCGGCGGCGGCGGCGCGGCCGGCCTCAACAGCGTCGCCATCGCGCGCCGGCTCGGCTGCCGCTGCGTCATCTTTCCCGATACGGGTGCGGCGCTCAGCGCCACCGGCGGTCTTCTGTCGCCGCTCAGCGACGACTTCTCGACCTTCTTTCCGGCGCGCTCGTCGACCTTCGACAGGACGAGCGTCAACGCCGGCCTCAAACGTCTCACCACCCTGGCGGAGGGTTTTGCGGCGAAGGCCGGCGCCAACGCCAACCCGCAAATCGACTACAGCGTCGAAGCGCGCTACGCCCAGCAGATCTGGGAGATCAAGCTGCCGCTGCCTTCAGCGACCTTCTCGTCCGACGAAGACGTCGACGACCTGTGCCGCGCCTTCCACCGGCTGCATCGCGAGATCTTCGCGTTCGACGATCCGCTGGGCGAAATCGAATTCATCAACTGGCGCGCCACCGTCTCCTGCGACCTCAGAGAAAACCCCATCGGCCAACTCAACGACACGGCGAGCGGCCAGAGCGCCATCCACGAACGGACGGTCGTCTTTCCCGGCCCCGACGTGCTGACCGTGCCGATCCACCGCTTCGAGGGCCTGGTGGTCGATGCCATCCACGACGGTCCCGCCATCGTCGAGACACCCTACACCACCATCGTCATCGACCCCGGCACCCGCTTCCAGCGCGCCCAGTCCGGCAGCCTGGTCGTCGTGATCGATTAG
- a CDS encoding DNA polymerase III subunit epsilon, whose translation MTQPTYFVTDVETNGPTPGVHSMISFACIACRESVGIVDGFEVNLLPLPEMSEHPEVMAWWRTEPEAYAYVNEDQIDASDAMDQWVAWIEQFPVERVFVAHPLSFDGAWMDWYLRRFSGRPLFRGPLKGASLFSDAGLDLPSYAAGKLGISPELMDQHAYPDDWMGGVPHSHRAIDDATGYAHLLLRLLTT comes from the coding sequence ATGACGCAACCGACTTACTTCGTGACGGATGTGGAGACTAACGGGCCGACGCCTGGCGTTCACTCCATGATCAGTTTTGCATGCATCGCTTGTCGCGAGTCGGTCGGTATCGTTGATGGGTTCGAGGTAAACCTGTTGCCGCTACCCGAAATGAGCGAACACCCCGAGGTGATGGCTTGGTGGCGTACGGAGCCCGAGGCCTATGCATACGTCAACGAAGACCAGATCGATGCAAGCGATGCGATGGACCAGTGGGTTGCATGGATTGAGCAATTCCCAGTCGAAAGGGTGTTTGTCGCGCATCCCCTGTCATTCGATGGCGCTTGGATGGACTGGTACCTCAGGCGCTTCAGTGGACGCCCTTTGTTTCGTGGACCATTGAAGGGCGCCAGCCTGTTTTCGGACGCTGGTTTGGATTTGCCGTCATATGCGGCGGGTAAACTGGGCATCAGTCCGGAACTGATGGATCAACACGCCTACCCCGACGATTGGATGGGCGGCGTTCCGCATAGCCACCGCGCCATTGATGATGCGACGGGCTATGCCCACCTCCTTCTCCGGCTCTTGACCACCTAG
- a CDS encoding DUF2569 domain-containing protein yields the protein MAMTELAAATRREPDPCGLNGWLWLVFAAVLAGLAWHLFVLKETTALFTGAEAETFLATAEPALYQLSMLEIFVSGCLILANLVLIGIFFTRHRQFPAAFIMVALFSVAWVIADALLYRSIVPADPMIDAQNGRELARAALCALVLVPYMLVSKRVKATFVF from the coding sequence ATGGCGATGACAGAGCTCGCCGCGGCGACGCGGCGCGAACCGGATCCTTGCGGCCTCAACGGATGGCTTTGGCTGGTCTTTGCCGCGGTCCTCGCCGGGCTCGCCTGGCACCTGTTTGTCCTCAAGGAAACCACAGCGTTGTTCACAGGCGCCGAGGCCGAGACGTTCCTGGCGACCGCCGAGCCCGCGCTCTATCAGCTCTCCATGCTGGAGATCTTCGTCAGCGGCTGCCTGATCCTCGCCAACCTCGTCCTGATCGGCATTTTCTTCACCCGGCACCGCCAGTTTCCGGCTGCCTTCATCATGGTCGCGCTGTTCTCGGTCGCCTGGGTTATCGCCGATGCCCTGCTTTACCGCTCGATCGTGCCGGCCGATCCGATGATCGACGCCCAGAACGGGCGCGAACTCGCCCGCGCCGCGCTCTGCGCCCTCGTCCTGGTGCCCTATATGCTCGTCTCCAAACGCGTGAAGGCGACGTTCGTTTTCTGA
- a CDS encoding DUF6362 family protein has translation MPEQLSQPRTWTLTLLERALRDAAASPPLSLARMRVLRWLAELEPDEADILWGRAVGLSWTALAAERDGVNDRTIAHRLYLPALEHLKTAATLDTFDQVVADCTQALACAGARLDRRLDALEQEMPSPGLAA, from the coding sequence ATGCCCGAACAGTTGAGCCAGCCCAGAACCTGGACCCTGACCTTGCTGGAGCGCGCGTTGAGGGACGCGGCCGCCAGCCCGCCGCTGTCGCTTGCCCGCATGCGTGTGCTGCGCTGGCTGGCCGAGCTGGAGCCTGACGAAGCCGATATCCTGTGGGGCCGCGCCGTCGGTCTCTCCTGGACCGCGCTGGCGGCCGAACGCGACGGCGTCAACGACCGCACCATCGCCCACCGCCTCTACCTGCCGGCGCTCGAACACCTCAAGACGGCCGCGACCCTCGACACCTTCGACCAGGTCGTCGCCGACTGCACCCAGGCGCTCGCATGCGCCGGCGCCCGCCTCGACCGGCGCCTCGACGCGCTGGAGCAAGAAATGCCTTCGCCAGGACTTGCCGCATAG
- a CDS encoding S24 family peptidase yields the protein MAETPRELIKRLVEARDNLTLADLSRALGLNHAYFQQYVSGRSPKKGLPEEIREGAAHLLGIDPDRLRETQRLPVGLAQDDQAARTVSAVTQSTRSGPPAGAVSIEYGSRDFPIYGSSQAGNEGQVVDYDHVVEYRHRPPELIGVNGAWGMYVVGDSMEPRYFHGDRVHVNPHKPVRAGRFVVIVRHDNTALVKQFVARNDSLYKLRQLNPKRDIEVPATEVQGCFLIVGATDAD from the coding sequence ATGGCCGAAACCCCACGGGAGCTGATCAAGCGGCTGGTCGAGGCACGCGACAACCTCACGCTTGCCGACCTGTCGCGCGCGCTCGGCCTGAACCACGCCTACTTCCAGCAGTATGTCTCCGGGCGTTCGCCGAAGAAGGGCCTGCCCGAGGAGATCCGGGAGGGCGCGGCCCACCTGCTGGGCATCGATCCCGACCGGCTGCGCGAGACCCAGCGACTGCCGGTCGGCCTGGCCCAGGACGATCAGGCTGCGCGAACAGTGTCGGCGGTCACACAATCAACAAGAAGTGGCCCACCCGCGGGCGCAGTCTCAATAGAGTATGGCTCTCGTGATTTCCCGATATACGGGTCTTCCCAGGCCGGCAATGAAGGGCAAGTTGTCGACTATGACCATGTCGTCGAATATCGCCACAGGCCGCCGGAGCTTATCGGCGTGAACGGCGCATGGGGCATGTATGTGGTCGGCGACAGTATGGAGCCCCGCTATTTCCACGGTGACCGTGTCCACGTGAACCCCCACAAACCCGTCCGCGCCGGCCGTTTCGTGGTCATCGTGCGCCACGACAACACCGCGCTCGTCAAGCAGTTCGTCGCCAGGAACGACAGCCTCTATAAGCTGCGCCAACTCAATCCCAAGCGCGACATCGAGGTCCCTGCCACCGAGGTCCAGGGCTGCTTCCTGATCGTCGGCGCGACCGACGCCGATTAG
- a CDS encoding helix-turn-helix domain-containing protein, with product MRHWDDQEVQQLEQFLARGTPVRVIARELKRSTGSVTRKIQRFKKNQLAPRPARRRALTATSKRKCLSCGRLFRSEGIGNRVCGHCKDNLRDMAHLEGVTK from the coding sequence ATGCGACACTGGGACGATCAGGAAGTTCAACAGCTCGAGCAATTTCTGGCGCGCGGCACGCCGGTCAGGGTTATCGCGAGAGAATTGAAGCGCAGCACCGGGTCGGTCACGCGCAAGATCCAACGGTTCAAGAAAAACCAGCTGGCGCCACGGCCGGCACGGCGGCGTGCCTTGACCGCGACGTCGAAACGCAAGTGCCTGTCATGCGGGCGCTTGTTCCGCAGCGAGGGCATCGGCAACCGGGTGTGCGGTCACTGCAAGGACAATCTGCGCGACATGGCTCACCTGGAAGGGGTGACCAAATGA
- a CDS encoding DUF6362 family protein — protein MSHPDDITAAEIMERLTEAARTLRRLPAVKGPHEHRSHWPDYVHAAQEAYGYSGVGRIRITPSPRDIDAMDEAIPWLQLMADDDARIAWARANRTPWWKIGAIAGCDPRTAQRRLMEALLKTAATLNERKAG, from the coding sequence ATGAGCCATCCCGACGACATCACCGCCGCCGAGATCATGGAACGCCTGACCGAGGCCGCGCGCACCCTGCGCCGCCTTCCCGCGGTCAAGGGTCCGCACGAACACCGCAGCCATTGGCCCGACTACGTGCATGCCGCCCAGGAGGCGTACGGCTATTCGGGTGTCGGGCGCATCCGCATCACGCCCTCGCCGCGCGACATCGACGCCATGGACGAGGCGATCCCGTGGCTGCAGCTGATGGCGGACGACGACGCGCGCATCGCCTGGGCACGCGCCAACCGGACGCCGTGGTGGAAGATCGGCGCCATCGCCGGCTGCGACCCCCGCACCGCGCAGCGGCGTTTGATGGAAGCGCTGTTGAAGACGGCCGCGACGCTGAACGAGCGGAAGGCGGGGTAG